The following DNA comes from Caulobacter sp. X.
CCTCGATCCAGTCCGCGTAGATCCGGCGCTTTTCCTCCAGGCTGTGATGCGCGGCGCTGTAGATCGTCGAGAAGGCGTTGCTCCACCAGATCACGCCGCCCGGCGCATCCTCGATCCGCGCGATCAGCGCATCCGGCTCCAGGATGTTGCACGCCAGGTACTCGTGGCCGATCGCCTGGAACGCACGCCAATGCTCGGCGAAAGCCGCCTCGCCGCCCCAGCGCGCCAGCTCGGCCGCCCACAGGCGTTCGAGTTCGCGCCAGTCCATGTTCTCGGGCGTGGCGCCGGGCCAGAGATAGTAGTGGGTGCTCCCGCCGCGCTCGAACAGCGCGCGCAGATAGCGCGGATAGTCCCGACCGTCCCATTCGCTGTTGAGCTTGCGCCGGAAGTCCAGCGCGTCGGCGCTGTAGTCGAAGAACACCACGCGACTGTCCGCGCCCATGCCGTGCGTCGCCAGGATGCGGTTGGGCTTGAGGCCGGCGGCGACGCAATAGAGCGTCGAGACTGGTCCGGCGAAACCCGGCGGGGGCTCGGCGACGTCGTCATAGGATTCATAGTTGAGCACGAAGACGCCGCGTCCCGCCTTGTCGCACATCTCGTCAAGGAACGCCTCGAAGGGCGCGGCGGCGGAAAGATCGGCGCCCAGATCGATCAGATGCCCTTCAAGCGCGGGTCCGAACGGCGCGAGCTGCCCCAGTCTGGGCTCGCCCGCGCGCGACCACGCCGCCAGGTCGACCAGCACGCAGCGGCCGGCGACGCCCGCGAAGATGAAATCATGCGCGCCGACCCATGGCTCGAGCGCCTCGAAGAAGCCGCGCGCCTTGCCGCCGTCAGGGCCCGCATGCTCGGCGACGATGTGGCCATAGCCCTGGATCAGGCAGTAGCGACGCCCGGTCGCCTGTGCGCGCCTGAGGATGCGCGCGACATCGGGCTCCTCGATGATCTCGCCGAAATAGTGCCAGCGCAGCCAGGCGACGCTGAGGTCACGCGCGCGCCCCGTCGCCGTCCCCGCGCCGGCCTCGGCGCGGTCCCCCAGCAATCCACAGACGATATCGAGCACGCTCATCTCCCCTGCCGACGCGAAAACCTATTCCGCGAGAGTGGTGAGGTCCACAGGCGTCAACCAAGAATTGAGCGCCGTCTTGACGGCGGATCGCGCCACGGCGCCTTATCGCGACGATGGCCACGCGAGTGCTTCTTCTTCAGGACGCCGCCCATCTGCCGTCGTTCGGCGGAGGCAACAAGGCGAACCGGCTGCTGCTCGAGGCGCTGGCGGCGCGCGGATTCGACTGCCGGATGGTCTCGCGCGCGCCGGGCGATCGCGGGGCGCTCTCCCATGAATTCGGGGCGCGGGGACTGGCGGCGCGAGGCGTGTCGGTCGAGGCCGACGGCGGCTATCGCTTTCGCGGCGTGGGCGTCACGCCGATGGACTTCGCCGCGCCCGACGCCGGCGCCCGCCTCGCCGCACTGGTCGCTGATTTCGATCCTGACTGGATCCTCGCCTCGGACGACCGCCCCGCCCTGTTCCTCGGCGCCGGGCTCCGCCACGCGCCCGAGCGCACCATCGCCCTGGTCCACACCCACTACCACCTGCCCTTCGGTCCCGAGGCCGAGCGGCCGGATCCCGTCCGGCATGACCAACTCAGGCGCGCGCGGAGTGTCGTCGCCGTGAGCGAATACAGCCGCGGCTATCTGCGCGAATGGGGCGGGATCGAGTCCAAGCTGCTGCGCTTTCCCGTGTTCGGCTCCAGCTCGTTCGCGCCGCCAGCGCCGCCCGGCGGCTTCGTCGCGATGATCAATCCCTGCCACGCCAAGGGGCTGCCGATCTTTCTGGCGCTCGCCGAACGCTTCCCCGAAACGCCCTTCGCCGCGGCGCCCACCTGGGGCGCGGACGCCGCGGTGCTTGAGGCGCTGACGCGGCTGCCCAACATGACGATCCTCGATCCCGCCGACGACATCGGCGCGCTGCTGGCGCGCGTGCGTGTTCTCTTGGCGCCGTCCATGACGCCCGAGACGTTCGGCTACGTCGCGATCGACGCGATGCTGCGCGGCGTCCCGGTGCTCGCCGGCGATCTTGGCGGGCAGCCCGAGGCAAAGCTGGGCGTGGATTTCGTGCTGCCCGTCAACGGCGCGATAGAGCCCTGGGCCGAGGCGCTTGAGACACTGCTCGCCGATCCGCAGGCCTGGCGGCGCCTGTCCGAGCAGTCGCGCGCGGCGGCGCAGCGCTTTCTGCCCGAGACCGACGCGGACCATTTCATCCGCTATCTCGGCGCGCTCAGCGCCCCAACGCGTGGAGCTCCGCTTCCAGATCGCCGCCCCGCAGCGCGCGGCTGAGATCGTCGAAATTCGCCACAGTATCGCGCAGCGACTCCGGGGCCAGCTTCCAGGTCTGCCCCTCCGGTCGCGCGGGCTCGCCCTCGAGGCCCAGCATCGCGAGCGCCGGGTCTATCCCGCCAGGCGCGAACAGATCCTCGTACCAGAGCTGCGCGTAGTCCTGCCCCGTCTCCGTCAGCCACGCCTCGGTCTCGCGGTAGAAGCGCTCGTGCAGCGCGATGTTCTCCAGCAACAGGTCGCGATCCACGGTCACCTTGGGCCGCGGCGCCGGCGCGCCGCGATCGTCGTAGACCACCCATTCGCCCGTCTGACGCGCCAGCAGCAGCGACACGAACGCCTTCACCCGGTTACGGCGCTTGAGCACAATCTTGCGCACCGACGTGTCGGCGAGCACCGCGCGCCACGCCGGCTCGTGCTGCCACAGGCACAGTTTGAAACCCACGGCCGCGCGCCCCAGGGGCGTTCGCCAGACGCGCTGAAGAAATTCCTCGGGCTCGCGGTCGCGCTCGTCGATCGCGCCGAGCGTGAAACCGCTTTCCTGGAGATGCCGCGCGACGCCGACGACATGCGGATTGAATATCTCGTGGTGGCACAGGATATCCGGGTGCGAGTTGAGCACCGTACACAGATAGTTACTGCCCGTACGCGTGGCGTGCAGGATAACAAAACGAACCGGGGCCTTGAGTTC
Coding sequences within:
- a CDS encoding glycosyltransferase family 4 protein; this encodes MATRVLLLQDAAHLPSFGGGNKANRLLLEALAARGFDCRMVSRAPGDRGALSHEFGARGLAARGVSVEADGGYRFRGVGVTPMDFAAPDAGARLAALVADFDPDWILASDDRPALFLGAGLRHAPERTIALVHTHYHLPFGPEAERPDPVRHDQLRRARSVVAVSEYSRGYLREWGGIESKLLRFPVFGSSSFAPPAPPGGFVAMINPCHAKGLPIFLALAERFPETPFAAAPTWGADAAVLEALTRLPNMTILDPADDIGALLARVRVLLAPSMTPETFGYVAIDAMLRGVPVLAGDLGGQPEAKLGVDFVLPVNGAIEPWAEALETLLADPQAWRRLSEQSRAAAQRFLPETDADHFIRYLGALSAPTRGAPLPDRRPAARG